The following proteins are encoded in a genomic region of Bernardetia sp. MNP-M8:
- a CDS encoding putative porin, translated as MSSFFTQTIFAQNDSIPANELPLADSLMQKTSDSTVMIAPFPTDSTKKDSVQKKINNPADTTKTASTDSTATTAALLQGETTPKINTDSIEYAANSVWKLYEEDLYLNTKREIHPDTSVHNFHRYGIIQRNDYTYQDLGNLGTAAQSIFYQEPNQIGSRWGVTAYEPYIRRPSEVPYFNTLAPYVDIYLVQGGQGKSWLDVDLSRNVNPDWNVSIFYRRISANKVINRAFRRNDEQVEHQTFSFTNRFFSKNHRYKMLAHFSWYDHNILETGGVKSTISLDGFTNQNVIDTLVQLDNSELDYNLPSFGDVVQYGRTFHIYQQYSITKGGQFEIFQLTDYSRNTNRYSNDGTAYGANVAFYNQFSDFPSVVAANGFTYRTAFSQLENKAGIKGRINNFQYRTFAKLRNYEVRYDFPFVQGEIQTSQKIDIEPELFVGGGLRYFLNTKANDKLEKEINELNDYKKERQVLDSLSKKDSTDINFKPSISIKDNTISVVSYIDASAEYQLVSELVGDYRVSAEWIRNNLTVGLNRTVYSPSLIQQYSFQPQLRWQNDNFERTTSDKVYASIEFNPLKLPFLSKVDSAYKISLRPYVSASNIQNLVYNDSNSVAQQNSKATQPISAGLAINGSYKKLHALLDFRYNRNLGEDLVRMPPVFVNFMLFYKDRLFDNAMEAEIGTDIHYHSKYKADAYNPLIQQFHLQEKYNVGGFPQMDLFFNFKVSRAKITLKVNNVLLDAAGQGYYDTPLYIAQPRAVEVVINWLFFN; from the coding sequence TTGAGTAGTTTTTTTACTCAAACTATTTTTGCTCAAAATGATTCTATTCCTGCTAATGAATTACCTTTAGCAGATTCATTGATGCAAAAAACAAGTGATTCGACAGTAATGATAGCTCCTTTTCCTACTGATTCTACCAAAAAAGATTCTGTTCAAAAGAAAATAAATAATCCAGCAGATACTACAAAAACAGCTAGTACAGATAGCACAGCCACAACAGCAGCATTATTACAGGGCGAAACAACACCTAAAATAAATACGGATAGTATAGAATATGCAGCTAACTCAGTATGGAAGCTTTATGAAGAAGATTTATATCTCAACACGAAAAGAGAGATTCATCCAGATACATCTGTCCATAATTTTCATAGGTACGGCATTATTCAAAGGAATGATTATACCTATCAAGATTTGGGAAATCTAGGAACGGCTGCTCAATCTATTTTTTATCAAGAACCCAATCAAATTGGCTCACGTTGGGGAGTTACAGCTTACGAACCCTATATTCGAAGACCTTCTGAAGTTCCTTATTTCAATACACTTGCTCCTTATGTAGACATTTATTTAGTGCAAGGAGGACAAGGCAAGTCGTGGCTAGATGTAGATTTAAGTAGAAATGTAAATCCTGATTGGAATGTCAGTATTTTTTATAGGCGTATAAGTGCAAATAAAGTTATTAATCGTGCCTTTAGGAGGAATGACGAACAAGTAGAACATCAAACTTTTAGTTTTACAAATCGCTTCTTTTCCAAAAATCATCGTTATAAAATGTTGGCTCATTTTTCTTGGTACGACCACAATATATTAGAAACTGGAGGTGTAAAATCAACTATTTCCTTGGATGGTTTTACAAATCAAAATGTTATTGATACACTTGTTCAATTAGATAACTCAGAACTAGATTATAACTTACCTAGTTTTGGTGATGTCGTACAATATGGACGTACATTTCATATTTATCAACAATACAGTATTACTAAAGGAGGACAGTTTGAGATTTTTCAATTGACAGATTATTCTAGAAACACAAATAGATATAGTAATGATGGAACTGCTTATGGAGCAAATGTAGCTTTTTATAATCAGTTTTCAGACTTCCCTTCTGTTGTGGCTGCAAATGGATTTACATATCGAACAGCTTTTTCACAACTAGAAAATAAAGCAGGAATAAAAGGACGGATAAATAATTTTCAATATCGAACCTTTGCCAAACTCCGAAATTATGAAGTGCGTTATGATTTTCCTTTTGTACAAGGAGAAATACAGACTAGCCAAAAGATAGATATTGAACCAGAGCTTTTTGTAGGAGGTGGATTGCGTTATTTTCTCAATACAAAAGCAAATGATAAACTAGAGAAAGAAATAAATGAATTGAACGATTATAAAAAAGAGCGTCAAGTTTTGGATTCACTTTCCAAAAAAGACTCTACCGACATCAATTTTAAGCCTTCTATTTCTATAAAAGATAATACGATTTCTGTGGTTTCTTATATCGATGCTTCGGCAGAATATCAACTTGTTTCGGAGCTAGTGGGAGATTATAGAGTTTCAGCAGAATGGATTCGAAATAACTTAACTGTTGGATTAAATAGAACGGTTTATTCTCCGTCTTTAATTCAGCAATATTCTTTTCAGCCACAACTACGCTGGCAAAACGATAACTTTGAAAGAACAACAAGTGATAAAGTGTATGCTTCTATTGAGTTTAATCCATTAAAACTTCCTTTTCTGAGTAAGGTAGATTCTGCCTATAAAATTTCCCTTCGTCCCTATGTTTCGGCAAGTAATATTCAGAATTTGGTGTATAATGATTCTAACTCAGTAGCTCAACAAAACTCAAAAGCAACACAACCCATTTCGGCAGGATTAGCCATTAATGGTTCATATAAAAAACTACATGCGCTTTTAGATTTTCGTTATAACCGAAATTTAGGTGAAGATTTGGTCAGAATGCCTCCAGTTTTTGTCAATTTTATGCTCTTCTATAAAGATAGATTATTCGATAATGCAATGGAAGCCGAAATAGGAACAGATATTCATTATCATAGCAAATATAAAGCAGATGCCTACAATCCACTTATTCAGCAGTTTCACTTACAAGAAAAATATAATGTAGGTGGTTTTCCTCAAATGGATTTATTTTTCAATTTTAAAGTCAGTAGAGCCAAAATTACTTTAAAGGTCAATAATGTTTTGTTAGATGCAGCAGGACAAGGTTATTATGATACTCCTCTCTATATTGCTCAACCTCGTGCAGTTGAAGTAGTGATTAATTGGTTATTTTTTAATTAG
- a CDS encoding AAA family ATPase yields the protein MSNSSLYNSDKEAADALAKHYQELKKEIAKVIVGQEQTVELLLTSIFSQGHCLLIGVPGLAKTLLISTLSQVLDLDFNRIQFTPDLMPSDIVGAETLDKDRNLKFVKGAIFSNIVLADEINRTPPKTQAALLESMQEYSVTIAGVKHNLPRPFFVLATQNPIEQEGTYPLPEAQLDRFMCSVYLGYPSFEEEVKVVTSTTTNEKATLNKIISAEQIIEFQQLIRRAPVAQNVIEYAVNLVHKTRPRTERSTSDTDNYLEWGAGPRASQYLVLGAKCHALLNGKYSPDIEDVQAIAIAVLRHRIVRNFKAEAENITVEDLIQRLW from the coding sequence ATGAGTAATTCTTCCTTATATAATTCCGACAAAGAAGCAGCCGACGCATTAGCCAAACATTATCAAGAACTCAAAAAAGAAATAGCAAAAGTAATTGTCGGACAAGAACAAACCGTAGAATTACTATTGACAAGTATTTTTTCACAAGGGCATTGTCTTTTAATTGGTGTTCCAGGGCTTGCCAAAACTTTACTAATTAGCACTCTATCGCAGGTATTGGATTTAGATTTTAACCGAATTCAATTTACGCCTGACCTTATGCCTTCTGATATAGTGGGTGCAGAAACACTAGATAAAGACCGAAACTTGAAGTTTGTAAAAGGTGCTATTTTTTCAAATATTGTTTTGGCAGATGAAATCAATCGTACTCCTCCCAAAACACAGGCAGCACTTTTAGAATCTATGCAAGAGTATTCGGTTACAATTGCAGGTGTAAAACACAATTTACCACGACCGTTTTTTGTATTGGCAACTCAAAATCCTATTGAACAAGAAGGAACTTATCCACTTCCAGAAGCACAATTAGACCGTTTTATGTGTAGTGTTTATTTGGGTTATCCGTCTTTTGAAGAAGAAGTAAAAGTAGTTACGAGTACCACAACAAATGAAAAAGCGACATTAAATAAAATAATTTCAGCAGAACAAATTATTGAATTTCAGCAACTTATTCGTCGTGCGCCTGTTGCTCAAAATGTGATTGAATATGCTGTAAATTTGGTTCACAAAACTCGCCCAAGAACAGAACGTTCTACTTCAGATACGGATAATTATTTAGAGTGGGGAGCTGGTCCTCGTGCTTCTCAATATTTGGTATTGGGGGCAAAATGTCATGCTCTTTTGAATGGAAAATATTCGCCTGATATTGAAGATGTCCAAGCCATTGCTATTGCTGTTTTGAGACATAGAATTGTCAGAAATTTTAAGGCAGAAGCTGAAAATATTACGGTAGAAGATTTAATTCAACGACTTTGGTAA
- a CDS encoding HAMP domain-containing protein, with amino-acid sequence MAFLYKKATFGIRHDYNIVTYQNYITKILNYFFIMRLRTKLFSGLILLFVVISLLATVGGYAVYKLDKNSKGILVDNFTSIDYSIEMLNSLDDIRKAQQFMLENPDYSSQVTTNYKKAKSKFEENFELQAANITEPNEAELVAQLYDKYKIYISNFETVKAKNDLPTLSYIPKIEDDYQDAKSQILVIYAINKKSFLNRSAYAKELANNNSIFIITLGVLSVGLTFIFILYFPIYITKPLVRLKQKLQAVANYDYSQQLQIKSTDELGLIASTFNTMVNRLKEHEESAVAKLMYRNQHTQAVMNQLQEGVLVLDENLKVVAINELLANLMQVGQPKNWMGKYAPDMALKSNLMRKLIAPTLKPRFIDNDELKPSGTNLINEQEREENSRILRIEDHGNEYIYQVTQQNFYTNTQNTKQFAGYIITVKEVVEKQPQISQMQTNSFLNQLEFNLLELKNNEENQKSLQRINNLIDTTQKFNSTLNGRLNITH; translated from the coding sequence ATGGCATTTTTATATAAAAAGGCAACTTTCGGCATAAGACATGATTATAATATAGTTACTTATCAAAACTATATTACCAAAATTTTAAATTACTTTTTTATCATGCGTTTGCGTACCAAACTTTTTTCTGGACTAATATTGTTGTTTGTAGTGATTTCACTATTGGCAACTGTTGGTGGGTATGCTGTATATAAATTAGATAAAAATTCGAAAGGAATTTTAGTAGATAATTTTACTTCAATAGATTATAGTATTGAGATGCTTAATTCTCTTGATGATATTAGAAAAGCTCAGCAATTTATGTTAGAGAACCCTGACTATTCATCACAAGTAACGACTAATTATAAAAAGGCAAAATCAAAGTTTGAGGAAAATTTTGAATTACAAGCTGCCAATATTACAGAACCAAATGAAGCAGAATTAGTAGCACAACTATATGATAAATATAAAATCTACATCTCTAATTTTGAAACAGTAAAAGCTAAAAATGATTTACCTACACTTTCTTATATACCTAAAATTGAAGATGATTATCAGGATGCTAAAAGCCAAATTTTAGTTATTTATGCTATTAATAAAAAATCATTTTTGAATCGTAGTGCCTATGCTAAAGAACTTGCAAATAATAACTCAATATTTATTATTACATTAGGAGTTCTTAGTGTTGGACTTACTTTTATCTTTATTTTGTATTTCCCAATTTATATAACAAAACCTCTTGTTCGATTAAAACAAAAGTTGCAAGCTGTTGCTAACTATGATTATTCTCAACAACTACAAATCAAGTCAACAGATGAGTTGGGTTTGATTGCTTCTACCTTTAATACAATGGTAAATCGTCTTAAAGAACACGAAGAGTCTGCAGTAGCCAAATTAATGTATAGAAATCAACATACACAAGCTGTCATGAACCAGTTGCAAGAAGGTGTGTTAGTATTAGATGAAAATCTAAAAGTAGTTGCTATTAATGAATTATTGGCAAATCTAATGCAAGTAGGACAACCAAAAAATTGGATGGGAAAATACGCCCCTGATATGGCTTTGAAAAGTAATTTGATGAGAAAGTTGATTGCACCTACTCTAAAGCCTCGTTTTATTGATAATGATGAACTAAAACCTTCTGGAACTAACTTAATCAATGAACAAGAAAGAGAAGAAAATTCACGTATTTTGCGTATAGAAGACCATGGAAATGAATACATTTATCAAGTTACTCAACAAAATTTTTATACAAATACACAGAACACTAAACAATTTGCTGGTTACATCATTACTGTAAAAGAAGTTGTAGAAAAACAACCTCAAATCAGTCAGATGCAAACAAATTCGTTTCTCAATCAACTAGAATTTAATTTACTAGAATTGAAAAATAATGAAGAGAATCAAAAATCTCTTCAACGCATAAATAACCTTATAGATACTACTCAAAAATTTAATAGCACTTTGAATGGAAGGCTCAATATTACTCATTGA
- a CDS encoding 7TM diverse intracellular signaling domain-containing protein, translated as MKKIKINGFLNTLLFGVFFLCIFVFSTELIAQPFTKNIDKERVLILDSLKEEYELNSYFDVFKDKKNSYTFKGLNPYSFTPYGLHDISEDVATYWLRLTIQNPHFSTQKLLVPTGFIDSVMLFIEERDGVYSTQLGGSLIPRSERGVKRGGISVSMLEIPAQSTKIFFFRLHSSTKLSSQDARYSLRRWFTAYTPDGYEAEFLTARSFHNFFYGAIWVMLIYNLLVFIALRDRQYIFYVLYNFLIFTYIFSNIGQLGELFLMEFPRLDVGIRLFSGILSVFALLMFGKDHLKTIIFAPRWHKFIQVLVYVTLGITLLYFLRFWHLGRVLTTIILPLSLISLLFAGLKSYYEGHKNVKYFLWGNSFFVIAITIYSLELLLFIDASRYLETIVLASITLQMALFSYGLAATFNQTRKQLIHNKLQQEREKQALIEAKNKELEDKVIQRTNDLTEKTMLLEEKQTEILTQSEQLQLQSNEISHQNKQMTDSIRYAEKIQQAILPSQETLYQTFEKHFVIFRPKDIVSGDFYWTATIQTAAPSIIPRRSPIELQRGEITKKIIAAVDCTGHGVPGAFMSVIGIILLNEIVHLKNTHNSDEILESLHKRIQKALRQNEKANADGMDVALCIVEETTETERTVYFTGAKRPLYYAENEVNDNNTNKAKLQTLQGTRKSIGGVTRKEKAFVCERIQLQKGAKLYLTSDGLIDQPNAKGKKIGSRKFEETLQEIVNLPMEEQYVELMEMLDLHQQDTPQRDDITVIGIEI; from the coding sequence ATGAAAAAAATAAAAATAAATGGGTTTTTAAATACCCTCCTTTTTGGAGTTTTTTTTCTATGTATTTTTGTTTTTTCAACAGAACTAATTGCTCAGCCTTTTACAAAAAATATAGACAAAGAACGTGTACTGATTTTGGATTCTTTGAAAGAAGAATATGAATTAAATAGCTACTTTGATGTTTTTAAGGATAAAAAAAATAGTTATACTTTTAAAGGGCTAAATCCATATTCTTTTACTCCCTATGGGCTACATGATATTTCGGAGGATGTAGCTACATATTGGCTGCGTTTGACTATTCAAAATCCACATTTTTCTACTCAAAAACTGCTTGTGCCAACTGGTTTTATAGATTCCGTCATGCTTTTTATAGAGGAAAGAGATGGTGTTTATTCTACTCAACTTGGTGGTTCATTAATTCCTCGCTCTGAAAGAGGTGTAAAAAGAGGTGGTATTTCGGTTTCTATGCTAGAAATTCCTGCTCAAAGCACGAAGATATTTTTCTTTCGTCTGCATAGTAGTACAAAACTTTCTAGTCAAGATGCTCGCTATTCACTCAGAAGATGGTTTACAGCCTATACTCCCGATGGTTATGAAGCCGAATTTCTGACAGCACGTAGTTTTCATAACTTTTTTTATGGGGCTATTTGGGTAATGCTCATTTATAATTTACTCGTTTTTATTGCACTTAGGGATAGGCAGTATATTTTTTATGTTCTATATAATTTTCTTATTTTTACCTATATTTTTAGTAATATTGGACAGTTGGGAGAACTTTTTTTAATGGAATTTCCTCGCCTTGATGTTGGAATACGACTTTTTAGTGGGATTTTGTCTGTTTTTGCGCTCCTCATGTTTGGAAAAGATCATCTCAAAACAATTATTTTTGCACCTCGCTGGCATAAATTTATTCAAGTTTTGGTCTATGTTACTTTAGGAATTACACTTCTTTATTTCTTGCGTTTTTGGCATTTGGGAAGAGTTTTGACAACAATTATTTTACCTCTTTCTTTGATTTCACTTCTTTTTGCAGGTCTGAAAAGCTATTATGAAGGTCACAAAAATGTGAAATATTTTCTTTGGGGAAACTCATTTTTTGTAATTGCTATTACAATTTATTCGTTAGAGTTACTACTTTTTATTGATGCTTCTAGGTATTTGGAAACAATAGTTTTGGCTAGCATTACACTTCAAATGGCTCTTTTTTCATACGGATTGGCAGCTACTTTTAATCAAACTAGAAAACAACTTATTCATAACAAACTTCAACAAGAAAGAGAAAAACAAGCTCTCATTGAGGCGAAAAATAAGGAGTTAGAAGACAAAGTCATTCAAAGAACCAATGATTTGACAGAAAAAACAATGCTTTTAGAAGAGAAACAAACAGAAATCTTGACACAAAGCGAACAGTTACAGTTACAATCTAATGAAATTTCGCATCAAAATAAGCAAATGACGGATTCGATTCGCTATGCTGAAAAAATTCAACAAGCTATTTTGCCTTCTCAAGAAACACTCTATCAAACCTTTGAGAAGCATTTTGTCATTTTTCGTCCTAAAGATATTGTAAGTGGCGATTTTTATTGGACTGCAACTATTCAAACGGCTGCACCTTCCATTATTCCTCGTCGTTCTCCAATTGAATTACAACGTGGAGAGATTACCAAAAAAATTATTGCTGCTGTTGATTGTACAGGACATGGAGTCCCTGGGGCATTTATGTCTGTAATTGGAATTATTTTGCTCAATGAAATTGTCCATTTAAAAAATACCCATAATTCAGATGAAATATTAGAATCTTTACACAAGCGTATTCAGAAAGCATTACGACAAAATGAAAAAGCAAATGCTGACGGAATGGATGTAGCTCTCTGTATTGTAGAAGAAACAACAGAAACAGAAAGAACAGTTTACTTTACAGGTGCGAAACGACCTTTATATTATGCTGAAAATGAGGTGAATGATAATAATACGAACAAGGCTAAATTACAAACACTACAAGGAACACGAAAATCTATTGGAGGAGTCACTAGAAAGGAAAAGGCTTTTGTTTGTGAACGGATACAACTGCAAAAAGGAGCAAAACTCTATCTGACAAGTGATGGGTTGATAGACCAACCTAATGCAAAAGGAAAGAAAATAGGGTCAAGAAAGTTTGAAGAAACATTACAAGAAATAGTTAATTTGCCAATGGAAGAGCAGTATGTCGAACTCATGGAAATGCTAGATTTACATCAACAAGATACTCCACAACGAGATGATATTACTGTTATTGGAATTGAAATATAA
- the dtd gene encoding D-aminoacyl-tRNA deacylase: MIALIQRVTQASVKVEGKVIGEIKNGLLVFLGVSATDTSKTIDWLSKKIVGLRIFSDQDDKMNFSVKDIEADILLVSQFTLYANVKKGNRPSFSDSAPPSLAIPLYEQMINALEEKLEKPIQTGQFGADMKIELLNDGPVTICIDTHQYGL, translated from the coding sequence ATGATAGCACTTATTCAGCGAGTTACACAAGCATCTGTTAAGGTAGAAGGTAAAGTAATTGGAGAAATAAAGAATGGACTACTTGTATTTTTAGGTGTTTCAGCCACTGACACTTCAAAAACAATTGACTGGCTTAGTAAAAAAATAGTTGGACTACGCATTTTTTCAGACCAAGACGATAAAATGAATTTTTCTGTAAAGGATATAGAAGCAGATATTTTATTAGTTAGTCAATTTACTTTATATGCCAATGTAAAAAAAGGAAATCGTCCTTCTTTTTCTGATTCTGCTCCCCCTTCTTTGGCTATTCCTCTTTATGAACAAATGATAAACGCATTAGAAGAAAAATTAGAAAAACCTATACAAACAGGACAATTTGGAGCAGATATGAAAATAGAACTACTCAATGATGGTCCTGTAACTATTTGTATAGATACACATCAATATGGTTTGTAA
- a CDS encoding hemolysin family protein: MNPWIPIFISLLFSAFFSAIEIAFISADRLQLALKQNEGGRTAKLLYRFYKLEDYFICTTLTGNTISLVLYGIFMAQVLDPPLKNLFTKWLINNDALIETAVLGSQTILSTMLVLAVAEFLPKSIALASPNRIIEILVHFMRAVYFVFYPFVWIIIKSAKWFTRKVFKIEEDRELPLLGISDLNHYIQKLSGSQGEKSNVDADLFQNAVEFRTLKVRDCMIPRTDIVSISIEESIEKLQQLFVESGHSKIIIYRETIDDVIGYSHALRLFDNPTTIKSVTDSIFFVPETMHTNELMMRFIATRKSMALVTDEFGGTAGIVTIEDIVEEILGEIEDEHDEEGLFFEKIDEKNFLLHARYDIQELNEKHNWNIPEGEYDTLGGYILEKLGTMPEAGTQIKDENFTILVKEMQGARIEIIAIRFYETPYSEEEEDIN, translated from the coding sequence ATGAACCCTTGGATCCCCATATTTATATCACTTTTATTTTCGGCTTTTTTCTCGGCTATCGAAATTGCTTTTATTTCGGCTGACCGTTTGCAACTTGCCTTAAAACAAAACGAAGGGGGACGAACAGCAAAACTTTTATATAGATTTTACAAATTAGAAGATTACTTTATCTGTACAACACTTACAGGAAATACAATTTCACTTGTTTTGTATGGAATTTTTATGGCACAGGTTTTAGACCCACCTCTAAAAAATCTTTTTACAAAATGGCTTATTAATAATGATGCGCTTATCGAAACGGCTGTTTTGGGAAGTCAGACTATTTTATCAACAATGCTAGTTTTGGCAGTTGCTGAATTTTTACCAAAAAGTATTGCTCTTGCCAGTCCGAATCGAATTATTGAAATATTAGTCCATTTTATGAGAGCTGTGTATTTTGTTTTTTATCCTTTTGTGTGGATAATTATAAAGTCGGCTAAATGGTTTACTAGAAAAGTTTTTAAGATAGAAGAAGATAGAGAACTTCCACTTTTGGGCATTTCTGACCTCAATCATTATATTCAAAAATTGAGTGGTTCGCAGGGAGAAAAGTCAAATGTAGATGCTGATTTGTTTCAAAATGCAGTAGAATTCAGAACACTAAAAGTTAGAGATTGTATGATTCCTCGTACTGATATAGTTTCGATTTCTATTGAGGAAAGCATCGAAAAACTACAACAACTTTTTGTAGAAAGTGGACATTCCAAAATTATTATTTATAGAGAAACTATTGATGATGTAATTGGTTATAGTCACGCTTTGCGACTTTTTGACAATCCCACAACCATAAAAAGTGTCACAGACAGTATCTTTTTTGTTCCTGAAACCATGCACACCAACGAACTTATGATGCGCTTTATTGCTACTCGTAAAAGTATGGCACTTGTTACAGATGAGTTTGGAGGAACAGCAGGAATTGTTACAATTGAAGATATTGTAGAAGAAATTTTGGGAGAGATAGAAGACGAACACGATGAAGAAGGTTTGTTTTTTGAAAAAATTGATGAGAAAAACTTTTTGCTTCATGCTCGTTATGATATTCAAGAACTCAATGAAAAACATAACTGGAATATTCCAGAAGGAGAGTATGATACACTAGGAGGATATATTTTAGAAAAACTAGGAACAATGCCAGAAGCAGGAACACAAATTAAAGATGAAAACTTTACAATTCTTGTCAAAGAAATGCAGGGCGCACGCATCGAAATTATAGCAATTCGTTTTTATGAAACTCCTTACTCAGAGGAAGAAGAAGATATAAATTAA
- the lptC gene encoding LPS export ABC transporter periplasmic protein LptC, with protein MKYKLYHYPFFAILSLVTFAFIFQSCGEDEMSEEEKAKNTIIATFENIRRIYSEEGLLKIKIEAPLEYIYQNEDLYYPSNFRVSMYDTKGKITTTLTADSGRYERISKLYHAYGNVEVVNYEQEQKVNTPELHWNEFKREIYTEKEIAVKTPTETLYGIGMTSNETFSKYKVWQPTGSFIYKERTQGFEKPDSTDMQNQKNTSYSNLQQSLPTQ; from the coding sequence ATGAAATATAAATTATATCACTACCCTTTTTTTGCAATTTTGAGCTTGGTAACATTTGCTTTTATCTTCCAAAGTTGTGGAGAAGATGAGATGAGCGAAGAAGAAAAAGCAAAAAATACTATTATTGCTACTTTTGAGAACATTCGACGTATTTATAGTGAAGAAGGATTACTCAAAATAAAAATTGAAGCTCCTTTAGAATATATTTATCAAAATGAAGACCTTTATTACCCAAGCAATTTTAGAGTGAGTATGTATGATACCAAAGGCAAAATTACTACTACACTAACAGCAGACTCAGGTCGCTATGAGAGAATTAGTAAATTATACCATGCCTATGGAAATGTAGAAGTAGTTAATTATGAGCAAGAACAGAAAGTAAATACTCCTGAACTCCATTGGAACGAGTTTAAAAGAGAAATTTATACAGAAAAAGAAATTGCTGTCAAAACACCAACTGAGACCCTTTATGGAATTGGAATGACTTCGAATGAGACATTTAGTAAATATAAAGTCTGGCAACCAACTGGAAGTTTCATTTATAAAGAAAGAACTCAAGGATTTGAAAAACCTGATAGTACAGATATGCAAAATCAAAAAAACACTTCCTATTCTAATCTTCAACAATCCTTACCAACCCAATAA
- a CDS encoding sigma-54 dependent transcriptional regulator → MEGSILLIDDEEQLLKLFTRTLKLEGYNITQAKNIAEAFKALEKDDFDLILTDVKLPDGDGVEATKTYKEKYPNTEIIVITAYGTIKDGVKAIQNGAFNYLTKGDDNDRLLPLVANGIEKARLQQRLNRITDKAQNNYGFSSVIGESESLQKAITLAKRVASTPTTVLLTGETGTGKEVFAQAIHYESDRAKEAFVALNCSAFAPHLLESELFGYKAGAFTGANKDKRGLLEEGHRGTVFLDEIGEMPLELQAKILRFLETGEFIKVGDTKVTKIQTRILAATNRDLLKEAEENKFRLDLYYRLAVFQIHLPPLVERGRDIELLARFFVKHLSSKMGKKSPMIEQDFIEKLQTYSWKGNVRELKNVIERAVIMSDDILSPDVLLFGQTGATNGAIITPLTSLAEVEKHHMKRVLAHTENNKSETAKILGIGLTTLYRKMQEYELEK, encoded by the coding sequence ATGGAAGGCTCAATATTACTCATTGATGATGAAGAACAATTATTAAAACTCTTCACAAGGACATTAAAATTAGAAGGATATAATATTACACAGGCAAAAAACATTGCAGAAGCATTCAAAGCATTAGAAAAAGATGACTTTGATCTTATTCTTACTGATGTAAAGCTACCTGATGGTGATGGTGTAGAGGCAACCAAAACCTACAAAGAAAAATATCCTAATACAGAAATAATAGTTATTACGGCTTACGGAACTATAAAAGATGGTGTAAAAGCCATTCAAAATGGGGCGTTCAATTATCTCACAAAAGGTGATGATAATGATCGCCTTTTGCCGTTGGTTGCTAATGGAATAGAAAAAGCAAGACTACAACAACGTCTAAATAGAATTACAGATAAAGCTCAAAATAATTATGGTTTTAGTTCTGTAATAGGAGAATCAGAAAGTCTTCAAAAGGCGATTACATTAGCCAAAAGAGTTGCTTCAACACCCACAACTGTACTTTTAACTGGAGAAACAGGAACGGGAAAAGAGGTTTTTGCTCAAGCTATTCACTATGAAAGCGATAGAGCAAAAGAAGCATTTGTTGCATTAAATTGTAGTGCTTTTGCACCTCATTTATTAGAATCTGAACTTTTTGGTTACAAAGCTGGAGCTTTTACAGGAGCAAATAAAGACAAGCGTGGACTACTAGAAGAAGGACACAGAGGAACAGTTTTTTTAGATGAGATTGGAGAAATGCCATTAGAGCTTCAAGCAAAAATATTGCGTTTTCTTGAAACAGGGGAGTTTATAAAGGTAGGAGATACAAAGGTTACCAAAATTCAGACACGTATTCTTGCTGCCACCAACCGAGATTTATTAAAAGAAGCAGAAGAGAACAAGTTTCGTTTAGATTTATACTATCGTTTGGCTGTTTTTCAAATCCATTTACCACCTCTTGTAGAACGTGGAAGAGATATTGAATTATTAGCTCGTTTTTTTGTAAAACATTTATCTTCAAAAATGGGAAAGAAAAGTCCTATGATTGAACAAGATTTTATTGAAAAATTACAAACATATAGTTGGAAAGGAAATGTAAGAGAACTCAAAAATGTAATTGAAAGAGCCGTTATTATGTCTGATGACATTCTTAGCCCTGATGTATTATTATTTGGGCAAACAGGTGCAACTAACGGAGCTATTATTACACCACTTACAAGTCTGGCAGAAGTAGAAAAACATCACATGAAACGTGTTTTGGCTCATACAGAAAATAATAAGTCTGAAACAGCTAAAATATTAGGTATTGGACTGACAACACTTTATAGAAAAATGCAAGAATATGAGTTAGAAAAATAA